In Ferrimicrobium sp., a single genomic region encodes these proteins:
- a CDS encoding RtcB family protein, protein MKAITTERIPIKMWAESIEDSAMQQAKNLANMPYSYRHIAIMPDSHAGYGMPIGAVLATQDVIIPNAVGVDINCGMIAVKTDLKADVMKYHIVEDIMKRVERDIPVGFSQHKEKRENNVLEQMKDNLNDNSIVNAEYEKSMYQLGTLGGGNHFIEMDAGSDGYVWLMLHSGSRGIGNKVGTFYNKMAIADNEEHYLKNTVDAELPFLLEKSPIGINYIMEMQYCVVYANISRGLMMQDFIKDFQEVIPGTKILDLVRIDHNFVEREGHFGKSLWIHRKGAVPAFPGIKGIIAGSQGTSSYIVEGKGNKESFMTCSHGAGRVMGRKEAVRKLNLSEEQEKMKGIYNNMNSQQALDEAPSCYKDIDQVMQQQEDLVDILVKLTPLGVVKG, encoded by the coding sequence ATGAAAGCGATAACGACTGAAAGAATACCCATAAAAATGTGGGCTGAGAGTATTGAAGACAGTGCCATGCAGCAGGCTAAGAATCTGGCAAATATGCCTTATTCTTACAGGCATATTGCAATAATGCCTGATAGCCATGCAGGGTATGGTATGCCAATAGGGGCAGTTCTGGCAACACAGGATGTTATAATTCCTAATGCCGTTGGTGTGGATATCAACTGTGGTATGATTGCAGTAAAGACTGATTTAAAGGCCGATGTGATGAAGTATCATATCGTTGAAGATATTATGAAGAGGGTTGAAAGGGATATACCTGTTGGATTCTCCCAGCACAAGGAAAAAAGGGAAAACAATGTCCTGGAACAAATGAAAGACAACCTGAATGACAATTCAATAGTCAATGCTGAATATGAGAAATCAATGTATCAGCTTGGGACACTGGGTGGTGGAAACCACTTTATTGAGATGGATGCAGGATCAGATGGATATGTCTGGTTGATGCTACACTCTGGCAGCAGGGGAATAGGAAACAAGGTAGGAACATTCTACAACAAAATGGCTATTGCAGATAATGAAGAACATTATCTAAAGAATACTGTGGATGCAGAGCTGCCATTTTTACTTGAAAAAAGCCCAATTGGAATAAACTACATAATGGAAATGCAATACTGCGTGGTATATGCAAATATCTCACGTGGTTTGATGATGCAGGACTTTATCAAGGATTTCCAGGAAGTCATACCTGGAACTAAAATACTTGATCTGGTGAGAATAGATCATAACTTCGTTGAACGGGAGGGGCATTTCGGTAAATCACTCTGGATACACAGAAAGGGTGCTGTCCCTGCATTTCCAGGTATTAAGGGTATAATTGCAGGTTCACAGGGGACATCCTCTTACATCGTAGAGGGAAAGGGAAACAAGGAATCCTTTATGACCTGTTCACACGGTGCAGGAAGAGTTATGGGAAGAAAGGAAGCAGTCAGGAAACTAAATCTCAGTGAGGAACAGGAGAAAATGAAAGGAATATACAACAATATGAACTCCCAGCAGGCACTTGATGAGGCACCATCCTGTTACAAGGACATAGATCAGGTCATGCAGCAACAGGAAGATCTTGTAGATATACTTGTGAAATTAACTCCACTGGGAGTTGTAAAGGGGTGA